The following coding sequences lie in one Zingiber officinale cultivar Zhangliang chromosome 2B, Zo_v1.1, whole genome shotgun sequence genomic window:
- the LOC122046576 gene encoding protein TPX2-like isoform X2 gives MAGGAVEDPQIDETYEFSAPRFFDFINDETEEDMRKAELWFETSLSYAPSPFMPKIREGRSIQIDSLCDFGNVDDEQKVGFQKNKRADISKEDSHQAEPRTEVDKIARSSKYNLESETNVGNTQNQEVEKKINSSELDSEVNLCQNNILTQQGIRSATSDSSSKEEVPSSEGSDVPLDASPVAEAPEVCNSKAHSSEKVAESSIVKNNDSVESCTPRIQKMPVKEVAPGSSKNLTARKIAFFIQQTCASNPKTKPLTHSSKINKVKNSTKFSSGLVANNFLANEVSEENQAVKRQKLDYGKARQIHNVRNRVLHHKSRLNLARSTDIHSSEKGMAPFISTAQMVNQFQSRTRDLGLFQTRSFSQEDTSSVIQRRPKLTLTRPKDPKLETAHRVRAVRIKSSAELEAEMLAKIPKFKARPLNKKILEAPVLPAVPKRIPETPVFQEYNFKTMERANHHAETSSVVSSLDTSVQSQIRPLKITEPRPPHLETSLRARPSKIRSSQEIELEELQKIPKFKARPLNKKILESKGEIGVSCKPKPGRTIHQEFHFATTDRLGPPTVADLFDNLSLHPESYHGKKEVPKITKPNPFHLRTEERGLEKEKHFAGQLFQKDLEEEKNRIPRASTYPYTTDFPVMPPKPEPKQCTKPEIFQLQSLVRHEEQMKKALEEKEKKEKEEAQGRNFKAQAVMKEDPLPVPQRERKVLTEVQQFVMHADHRALQRKAFDKKIKDKELTYKRLREEQESVKMIEEEKATKQMRRTMMPHAKPLPKFSNPFIPQKSMKENTKPKSPGLHVKHRVESRRALQQMR, from the exons ATGGCCGGCGGAGCAGTGGAAGATCCGCAGATCGACGAGACGTATGAGTTCTCCGCGCCGAGATTCTTCGATTTCATCAACGACGAGACGGAGGAGGACATGAGGAAGGCGGAGCTTTGGTTCGAGACATCTCTCAGCTATGCTCCCTCTC CTTTTATGCCAAAGATCAGAGAGGGTAGGTCTATTCAAATTGATAGTCTCTGCGATTTTGGAAATGTTGATGATGAGCAAAAGGTGGGTTTCCAGAAGAATAAACGT GCAGATATTTCAAAGGAAGATAGCCATCAAGCTGAGCCAAGAACTGAAGTAGATAAGATAGCAAG AAGTTCTAAGTACAATCTTGAGTCAGAAACAAATGTAGGCAATACACAAAACCAAGAAGTAGAGAAAAAGATAAACTCTTCTGAGTTG GATTCTGAAGTAAACCTTTGCCAGAATAATATTCTTACTCAGCAGGGGATAAG GTCTGCAACCTCTGATAGCTCCAGCAAGGAAGAAGTCCCTTCTTCTGAGGGTTCTGATGTTCCTTTAGATGCTTCTCCAGTTGCAG AAGCACCAGAAGTTTGCAATTCTAAAGCGCATTCTTCAGAGAAAGTGGCTGAATCCAGCATTGTGAAGAACAATGATAGTGTTGAATCTTGCACTCCTAGAATTCAGAAAATGCCAGTGAAAGAAGTAGCACCTGGTAGTTCAAAGAACTTGACAGCTAGGAAAATTGCCTTTTTCATTCAACAGACTTGTGCTTCAAACCCAAAAACCAAGCCGCTTACACATTCTTCAAAAATCAACAAAGTAAAGAACAGCACTAA GTTTTCTAGTGGCCTAGTTGCAAACAATTTTTTGGCTAATGAAGTTTCAGAAGAAAATCAAGCCGTGAAAAGGCAAAAATTGGACTATGGGAAAGCCAGACAG ATTCATAATGTCAGAAATAGAGTTTTACATCACAAGTCAAGATTAAATTTGGCTAGAAGCACTGATATACATTCATCGGAGAAG GGAATGGCTCCATTTATATCTACTGCACAGATGGTTAATCAGTTTCAATCCAGGACTAGGGACTTGGGTCTCTTTCAAACTAGATCATTTTCACAA GAGGACACCTCTTCAGTCATTCAAAGAAGACCAAAACTAACCTTGACCAGGCCAAAGGATCCTAAACTTGAAACAGCCCACAGGGTTCGTGCAGTTAGAATAAAAAGTTCTGCAGAGCTAGAAGCAGAGATGTTAGCAAAGATCCCCAAGTTCAAAGCCCGTCCTCTAAATAAGAAG ATTCTTGAAGCACCTGTGCTACCAGCAGTACCCAAAAGAATACCAGAGACACCTGTTTTCCAG GAATACAATTTTAAGACGATGGAGAGAGCAAATCATCATGCTGAGACTTCATCAGTAGTTTCCTCATTGGATACTTCTGTCCAG AGTCAGATAAGACCCTTGAAAATTACTGAACCAAGACCACCTCATCTTGAAACATCACTCCGAGCTCGACCTTCAAA GATTAGAAGCTCTCAGGAAATAGAGTTGGAAGAGCTACAAAAGATACCAAAATTTAAGGCTAGACCACTTAATAAAAAG ATTCTTGAGAGCAAAGGGGAAATTGGAGTATCTTGTAAACCAAAGCCAGGAAGAACCATCCATCAGGAGTTCCATTTTGCGACTACTGATAGATTGGGTCCTCCAACCGTCGCGGATCTATTTGATAAT CTTTCACTGCATCCTGAATCTTATCATGGCAAGAAAGAAGTTCCTAAAATCACAAAGCCAAATCCTTTTCATCTTCGTACAGAG GAGCGAGGACTTGAGAAAGAAAAGCACTTTGCAGGGCAACTGTTTCAGAAAGATTTGGAAGAGGAGAAAAACAGAATTCCAAGGGCAAGCACTTACCCATATACTACTGATTTTCCAGTG ATGCCTCCTAAACCTGAGCCAAAGCAGTGTACAAAGCCTGAAATCTTCCAATTACAGAGCTTAGTGAGGCATGAAGAACAGATGAAGAAGGCGttagaagagaaagaaaagaaggaaaaagaggAGGCACAAGGAAGGAATTTTAAAGCTCAGGCTGTTATGAAAGA GGATCCTCTACCAGTTCCACAAAGAGAGAGAAAAGTCCTCACTGAGGTCCAGCAGTTTGTGATGCATGCAGATCATCGAGCTCTTCAGAGGAAAGCCTTTGATAAAAAG ataaaggacaAAGAATTGACATACAAGAGACTTAGAGAGGAGCAGGAATCTGTAAAGATG ATCGAAGAAGAGAAGGCAACGAAGCAAATGAGGAGGACGATGATGCCTCACGCGAAGCCCCTTCCAAAATTTAGCAATCCATTCATCCCTCAAAA ATCTATGAAGGAAAACACAAAACCAAAGTCGCCgggcttgcatgtgaagcacagAGTCGAGAGTCGAAGGGCGTTGCAGCAGATGAGATGA
- the LOC122046576 gene encoding protein TPX2-like isoform X1 encodes MAGGAVEDPQIDETYEFSAPRFFDFINDETEEDMRKAELWFETSLSYAPSPFMPKIREGRSIQIDSLCDFGNVDDEQKVGFQKNKRADISKEDSHQAEPRTEVDKIARSSKYNLESETNVGNTQNQEVEKKINSSELDSEVNLCQNNILTQQGIRSATSDSSSKEEVPSSEGSDVPLDASPVAEAPEVCNSKAHSSEKVAESSIVKNNDSVESCTPRIQKMPVKEVAPGSSKNLTARKIAFFIQQTCASNPKTKPLTHSSKINKVKNSTNRFSSGLVANNFLANEVSEENQAVKRQKLDYGKARQIHNVRNRVLHHKSRLNLARSTDIHSSEKGMAPFISTAQMVNQFQSRTRDLGLFQTRSFSQEDTSSVIQRRPKLTLTRPKDPKLETAHRVRAVRIKSSAELEAEMLAKIPKFKARPLNKKILEAPVLPAVPKRIPETPVFQEYNFKTMERANHHAETSSVVSSLDTSVQSQIRPLKITEPRPPHLETSLRARPSKIRSSQEIELEELQKIPKFKARPLNKKILESKGEIGVSCKPKPGRTIHQEFHFATTDRLGPPTVADLFDNLSLHPESYHGKKEVPKITKPNPFHLRTEERGLEKEKHFAGQLFQKDLEEEKNRIPRASTYPYTTDFPVMPPKPEPKQCTKPEIFQLQSLVRHEEQMKKALEEKEKKEKEEAQGRNFKAQAVMKEDPLPVPQRERKVLTEVQQFVMHADHRALQRKAFDKKIKDKELTYKRLREEQESVKMIEEEKATKQMRRTMMPHAKPLPKFSNPFIPQKSMKENTKPKSPGLHVKHRVESRRALQQMR; translated from the exons ATGGCCGGCGGAGCAGTGGAAGATCCGCAGATCGACGAGACGTATGAGTTCTCCGCGCCGAGATTCTTCGATTTCATCAACGACGAGACGGAGGAGGACATGAGGAAGGCGGAGCTTTGGTTCGAGACATCTCTCAGCTATGCTCCCTCTC CTTTTATGCCAAAGATCAGAGAGGGTAGGTCTATTCAAATTGATAGTCTCTGCGATTTTGGAAATGTTGATGATGAGCAAAAGGTGGGTTTCCAGAAGAATAAACGT GCAGATATTTCAAAGGAAGATAGCCATCAAGCTGAGCCAAGAACTGAAGTAGATAAGATAGCAAG AAGTTCTAAGTACAATCTTGAGTCAGAAACAAATGTAGGCAATACACAAAACCAAGAAGTAGAGAAAAAGATAAACTCTTCTGAGTTG GATTCTGAAGTAAACCTTTGCCAGAATAATATTCTTACTCAGCAGGGGATAAG GTCTGCAACCTCTGATAGCTCCAGCAAGGAAGAAGTCCCTTCTTCTGAGGGTTCTGATGTTCCTTTAGATGCTTCTCCAGTTGCAG AAGCACCAGAAGTTTGCAATTCTAAAGCGCATTCTTCAGAGAAAGTGGCTGAATCCAGCATTGTGAAGAACAATGATAGTGTTGAATCTTGCACTCCTAGAATTCAGAAAATGCCAGTGAAAGAAGTAGCACCTGGTAGTTCAAAGAACTTGACAGCTAGGAAAATTGCCTTTTTCATTCAACAGACTTGTGCTTCAAACCCAAAAACCAAGCCGCTTACACATTCTTCAAAAATCAACAAAGTAAAGAACAGCACTAA TAGGTTTTCTAGTGGCCTAGTTGCAAACAATTTTTTGGCTAATGAAGTTTCAGAAGAAAATCAAGCCGTGAAAAGGCAAAAATTGGACTATGGGAAAGCCAGACAG ATTCATAATGTCAGAAATAGAGTTTTACATCACAAGTCAAGATTAAATTTGGCTAGAAGCACTGATATACATTCATCGGAGAAG GGAATGGCTCCATTTATATCTACTGCACAGATGGTTAATCAGTTTCAATCCAGGACTAGGGACTTGGGTCTCTTTCAAACTAGATCATTTTCACAA GAGGACACCTCTTCAGTCATTCAAAGAAGACCAAAACTAACCTTGACCAGGCCAAAGGATCCTAAACTTGAAACAGCCCACAGGGTTCGTGCAGTTAGAATAAAAAGTTCTGCAGAGCTAGAAGCAGAGATGTTAGCAAAGATCCCCAAGTTCAAAGCCCGTCCTCTAAATAAGAAG ATTCTTGAAGCACCTGTGCTACCAGCAGTACCCAAAAGAATACCAGAGACACCTGTTTTCCAG GAATACAATTTTAAGACGATGGAGAGAGCAAATCATCATGCTGAGACTTCATCAGTAGTTTCCTCATTGGATACTTCTGTCCAG AGTCAGATAAGACCCTTGAAAATTACTGAACCAAGACCACCTCATCTTGAAACATCACTCCGAGCTCGACCTTCAAA GATTAGAAGCTCTCAGGAAATAGAGTTGGAAGAGCTACAAAAGATACCAAAATTTAAGGCTAGACCACTTAATAAAAAG ATTCTTGAGAGCAAAGGGGAAATTGGAGTATCTTGTAAACCAAAGCCAGGAAGAACCATCCATCAGGAGTTCCATTTTGCGACTACTGATAGATTGGGTCCTCCAACCGTCGCGGATCTATTTGATAAT CTTTCACTGCATCCTGAATCTTATCATGGCAAGAAAGAAGTTCCTAAAATCACAAAGCCAAATCCTTTTCATCTTCGTACAGAG GAGCGAGGACTTGAGAAAGAAAAGCACTTTGCAGGGCAACTGTTTCAGAAAGATTTGGAAGAGGAGAAAAACAGAATTCCAAGGGCAAGCACTTACCCATATACTACTGATTTTCCAGTG ATGCCTCCTAAACCTGAGCCAAAGCAGTGTACAAAGCCTGAAATCTTCCAATTACAGAGCTTAGTGAGGCATGAAGAACAGATGAAGAAGGCGttagaagagaaagaaaagaaggaaaaagaggAGGCACAAGGAAGGAATTTTAAAGCTCAGGCTGTTATGAAAGA GGATCCTCTACCAGTTCCACAAAGAGAGAGAAAAGTCCTCACTGAGGTCCAGCAGTTTGTGATGCATGCAGATCATCGAGCTCTTCAGAGGAAAGCCTTTGATAAAAAG ataaaggacaAAGAATTGACATACAAGAGACTTAGAGAGGAGCAGGAATCTGTAAAGATG ATCGAAGAAGAGAAGGCAACGAAGCAAATGAGGAGGACGATGATGCCTCACGCGAAGCCCCTTCCAAAATTTAGCAATCCATTCATCCCTCAAAA ATCTATGAAGGAAAACACAAAACCAAAGTCGCCgggcttgcatgtgaagcacagAGTCGAGAGTCGAAGGGCGTTGCAGCAGATGAGATGA
- the LOC122046576 gene encoding protein TPX2-like isoform X6, giving the protein MAGGAVEDPQIDETYEFSAPRFFDFINDETEEDMRKAELWFETSLSYAPSPFMPKIREGRSIQIDSLCDFGNVDDEQKVGFQKNKRADISKEDSHQAEPRTEVDKIARSSKYNLESETNVGNTQNQEVEKKINSSELDSEVNLCQNNILTQQGIRSATSDSSSKEEVPSSEGSDVPLDASPVAEAPEVCNSKAHSSEKVAESSIVKNNDSVESCTPRIQKMPVKEVAPGSSKNLTARKIAFFIQQTCASNPKTKPLTHSSKINKVKNSTNRFSSGLVANNFLANEVSEENQAVKRQKLDYGKARQIHNVRNRVLHHKSRLNLARSTDIHSSEKGMAPFISTAQMVNQFQSRTRDLGLFQTRSFSQEDTSSVIQRRPKLTLTRPKDPKLETAHRVRAVRIKSSAELEAEMLAKIPKFKARPLNKKILEAPVLPAVPKRIPETPVFQEYNFKTMERANHHAETSSVVSSLDTSVQSQIRPLKITEPRPPHLETSLRARPSKIRSSQEIELEELQKIPKFKARPLNKKILESKGEIGVSCKPKPGRTIHQEFHFATTDRLGPPTVADLFDNLSLHPESYHGKKEVPKITKPNPFHLRTEERGLEKEKHFAGQLFQKDLEEEKNRIPRASTYPYTTDFPVMPPKPEPKQCTKPEIFQLQSLVRHEEQMKKALEEKEKKEKEEAQGRNFKAQAVMKEDPLPVPQRERKVLTEVQQFVMHADHRALQRKAFDKKIKDKELTYKRLREEQESVKMIEEEKATKQMRRTMMPHAKPLPKFSNPFIPQKLGIAYIYTDL; this is encoded by the exons ATGGCCGGCGGAGCAGTGGAAGATCCGCAGATCGACGAGACGTATGAGTTCTCCGCGCCGAGATTCTTCGATTTCATCAACGACGAGACGGAGGAGGACATGAGGAAGGCGGAGCTTTGGTTCGAGACATCTCTCAGCTATGCTCCCTCTC CTTTTATGCCAAAGATCAGAGAGGGTAGGTCTATTCAAATTGATAGTCTCTGCGATTTTGGAAATGTTGATGATGAGCAAAAGGTGGGTTTCCAGAAGAATAAACGT GCAGATATTTCAAAGGAAGATAGCCATCAAGCTGAGCCAAGAACTGAAGTAGATAAGATAGCAAG AAGTTCTAAGTACAATCTTGAGTCAGAAACAAATGTAGGCAATACACAAAACCAAGAAGTAGAGAAAAAGATAAACTCTTCTGAGTTG GATTCTGAAGTAAACCTTTGCCAGAATAATATTCTTACTCAGCAGGGGATAAG GTCTGCAACCTCTGATAGCTCCAGCAAGGAAGAAGTCCCTTCTTCTGAGGGTTCTGATGTTCCTTTAGATGCTTCTCCAGTTGCAG AAGCACCAGAAGTTTGCAATTCTAAAGCGCATTCTTCAGAGAAAGTGGCTGAATCCAGCATTGTGAAGAACAATGATAGTGTTGAATCTTGCACTCCTAGAATTCAGAAAATGCCAGTGAAAGAAGTAGCACCTGGTAGTTCAAAGAACTTGACAGCTAGGAAAATTGCCTTTTTCATTCAACAGACTTGTGCTTCAAACCCAAAAACCAAGCCGCTTACACATTCTTCAAAAATCAACAAAGTAAAGAACAGCACTAA TAGGTTTTCTAGTGGCCTAGTTGCAAACAATTTTTTGGCTAATGAAGTTTCAGAAGAAAATCAAGCCGTGAAAAGGCAAAAATTGGACTATGGGAAAGCCAGACAG ATTCATAATGTCAGAAATAGAGTTTTACATCACAAGTCAAGATTAAATTTGGCTAGAAGCACTGATATACATTCATCGGAGAAG GGAATGGCTCCATTTATATCTACTGCACAGATGGTTAATCAGTTTCAATCCAGGACTAGGGACTTGGGTCTCTTTCAAACTAGATCATTTTCACAA GAGGACACCTCTTCAGTCATTCAAAGAAGACCAAAACTAACCTTGACCAGGCCAAAGGATCCTAAACTTGAAACAGCCCACAGGGTTCGTGCAGTTAGAATAAAAAGTTCTGCAGAGCTAGAAGCAGAGATGTTAGCAAAGATCCCCAAGTTCAAAGCCCGTCCTCTAAATAAGAAG ATTCTTGAAGCACCTGTGCTACCAGCAGTACCCAAAAGAATACCAGAGACACCTGTTTTCCAG GAATACAATTTTAAGACGATGGAGAGAGCAAATCATCATGCTGAGACTTCATCAGTAGTTTCCTCATTGGATACTTCTGTCCAG AGTCAGATAAGACCCTTGAAAATTACTGAACCAAGACCACCTCATCTTGAAACATCACTCCGAGCTCGACCTTCAAA GATTAGAAGCTCTCAGGAAATAGAGTTGGAAGAGCTACAAAAGATACCAAAATTTAAGGCTAGACCACTTAATAAAAAG ATTCTTGAGAGCAAAGGGGAAATTGGAGTATCTTGTAAACCAAAGCCAGGAAGAACCATCCATCAGGAGTTCCATTTTGCGACTACTGATAGATTGGGTCCTCCAACCGTCGCGGATCTATTTGATAAT CTTTCACTGCATCCTGAATCTTATCATGGCAAGAAAGAAGTTCCTAAAATCACAAAGCCAAATCCTTTTCATCTTCGTACAGAG GAGCGAGGACTTGAGAAAGAAAAGCACTTTGCAGGGCAACTGTTTCAGAAAGATTTGGAAGAGGAGAAAAACAGAATTCCAAGGGCAAGCACTTACCCATATACTACTGATTTTCCAGTG ATGCCTCCTAAACCTGAGCCAAAGCAGTGTACAAAGCCTGAAATCTTCCAATTACAGAGCTTAGTGAGGCATGAAGAACAGATGAAGAAGGCGttagaagagaaagaaaagaaggaaaaagaggAGGCACAAGGAAGGAATTTTAAAGCTCAGGCTGTTATGAAAGA GGATCCTCTACCAGTTCCACAAAGAGAGAGAAAAGTCCTCACTGAGGTCCAGCAGTTTGTGATGCATGCAGATCATCGAGCTCTTCAGAGGAAAGCCTTTGATAAAAAG ataaaggacaAAGAATTGACATACAAGAGACTTAGAGAGGAGCAGGAATCTGTAAAGATG ATCGAAGAAGAGAAGGCAACGAAGCAAATGAGGAGGACGATGATGCCTCACGCGAAGCCCCTTCCAAAATTTAGCAATCCATTCATCCCTCAAAA ATTGGGCATTGCATACATTTATACAGATCTATGA